In Bacteroidota bacterium, a single window of DNA contains:
- a CDS encoding nucleotidyl transferase AbiEii/AbiGii toxin family protein: MFSKEYLTKLSDKSGFRHDSLQKQMMLLDLLREINRHPLLSKQFVLKGGTAINLFWFQLPRLSVDIDLNYIGNPDRETMLKDRPKLEQEMKRLIQSRGISVENAPADEHAGAKWRLRAPSAFGSEICIINLTIFLRY; encoded by the coding sequence ATGTTTTCTAAAGAGTATCTTACAAAGCTTTCTGATAAGTCTGGGTTTCGCCACGATAGTTTACAAAAACAAATGATGCTTCTTGATCTATTGCGGGAAATAAATCGACATCCGCTTCTCAGTAAACAATTTGTCCTGAAAGGTGGTACCGCCATTAATCTTTTCTGGTTCCAGTTACCACGACTTTCGGTAGACATTGATCTCAACTATATTGGCAATCCGGATCGAGAAACGATGCTTAAAGATCGTCCTAAGTTGGAACAGGAAATGAAACGCCTTATTCAGTCGAGAGGAATTTCAGTAGAAAACGCTCCTGCTGATGAGCATGCCGGTGCAAAATGGCGGTTACGAGCACCAAGTGCCTTCGGTAGTGAAATTTGTATAATAAATTTGACCATTTTCCTCCGATACTAA